CCCGCAGGCGGTCGCCCGCTTCATCCCGGGGCCCTTCGCCACCCCCGCGTCCTCGCTGGTCGCCCAGCCGCTCGCGGTGGTGGCCGACCGGGCGCTCAGCCGGGTGGTCACGGTGCAGGTGGTGACCAGCACCGGCGAGGAGTTCGGCACCGGCTGGGTCTTCGACGCCCGCGGCGACGTGGTCACCAACAACCACGTCATCGAGGGCGGCTCGGTGATCCGGCTGGTCGACAGCACCAAGCACATCCATGCCGGCACCGTGATCGGCTTCGACCGTGCCCAGGACATCGCCGTGATCCGCTCCCTCGACCAGGCGGCCTCGCCGCTGCCCGGCGAGCCGCTGCCCCTGGCCACCGACGGCGACGCCCCCCACCCCGAGCAGGTGGTGGTGCTGGCGTCGACCAAGGCGACCAACCACCACCCCCTCACCGTGGAGACGCTGGCCCTGCTCCACCAGTCGATCCCGGTCCAGGGCGACGGCCAGCCGGGGACGCCGGGTGCGGGAGGCACCACCTACGAGGACATGATGGTGCTCCACGGCGAGCAGATCTACCGGGGCAACAGCGGCGGCCCGGTGCTCGACGCCTACGGGAGGGTGGTCGGGATCATCACCCTCGCGAGCCAGTCGACCCCGCAGGCCTTCGCGATCCCGATCTCGCGGGTCGCCGGCCAGCTTCACGGCTACGCGGCCCGGAGCACCCCCGCCTCCTAGGGCGCAACTGGAAGAATGGACCGGGTTTGGGACCCTGGGGCCCGGGCGATAGTCTGAGTACCGCCACCGACCCGCGCCCTCCGCGCACCATCCGGGAGCTCCCGTGGACGACCGCACCTTCGACATCGCCGTGATCGGCGCCGGCCCCGCCGGGCTCGCCGCGGCCCTGTACGCGGGCCGCAGCCTGGTCCGGACCGTGGTCATCGAGGGCAAGGCGCCCGGCGGCCAGCTGCTGAACACCGAGCTGATCGAGGACTACCCCGGCTTCGTCAGCATCCTCGGCCACGAGCTCGCCAGCCAGATGATCGAGCAGGCCACCCGCTTCGGCGCCGAGATGGTCTACTCGCCGGTGGAGCGGATCCGCGTCGAGGACGACGGCAGCAAGGTGGTCGAGACCCACGACGGCGAGTACCGCGCCGCGGCGGTGATCGTCACCTCGGGCGGCAATCCCCGCAAGCTCGAGGTGCCCGGCGAGGAGGAGTACGCCGGCCGCGGCGTCTCCTACTGCGCGGTCTGCGACGGCGCCTTCTTCAAGGGCGAGCACCTCGCGGTCATCGGCGGGGGTGACGCCGCCGTCGAGGAGGCGATGTTCCTCACCCGCTACGCCAGCAGGGTGACCCTCATCCACCGCCGCGACCAGCTCCGGGCCTCGCCGATCCTGGTCAACGAGGCGAGGGAGGACCCCAAGCTCGAGCTGCTCCTCGACACCGTGGTGGAGAGCATCGAGGGCACCCCGGTGCACACCGCCGACCACTCCGGCAAGGTGACCCACCTCCACATCCGGGACGTCAACACCGGCGAGAAGGGCACCCTGGACGTCGGCGGCGTCTTCATCTTCGTCGGGTTCCTGCCCAACACCGGCCTGGTCGACCGGCACGTCGCGCACGACGCCGGCGGCTACTACCTGACCGACCCCTACTCGATGATGACCAGCGTCCCGGGGATCTTCGCCGCCGGTGACGTGCGCGCCCAGCTGACCCGCCAGATCACCACCGCGGTCGGCGACGCCACCACCGCCGCGCTCGCCGCGACCAAGTGGGTGGAGGAGCGGGCCAAGGGCAACCCCGACCCCTTCGGGACCTTCATGAGCGCCTCGCGGGAGGGGGGCTGGGTCGGGTGAGCAGCATCGTCACCCGCGGCGGGGACGGCGGTGAGACCAGCCTCCTCTACGGCGGGCGGGTGCCCAAGGACGACCTCCACACCGAGGCCTACGGCGCCCTCGACGAGGCCATCTCCGCGCTCGGGCTGGCCCGGGCCACCGAGACCGACCCGGCGCGGGCCGGGCGGCTGCTCGCCCTCCAGCGCCAGCTCTTCACCGTCGGTGCCGAGCTCGCCACCGGCAGGGGCGAACGTCACCTGCTCGAGAAGCACTTCCCCACCGTCGATGCCGCGATGGTCGACGAGCTCGAGCGCGAGACCCACGCCCTCGAGGAGCGGGTGCCGCTGCCCCGCGCCTTCGTCATCCCCGGCGGCACCGCGGCGGCGGCGGCGGTGGACATGGCCCGCACCCTGGTGCGCCGCGCCGAGCGGCGTGCGGTGGCGCTCCACCGCGCCGGCGAGCTCGAGAACGCCGAGGTGCTCCGCTACCTCAACCGCTGCTCCGACCTGCTCTTCATGCTCGCCCGCGAGGCCGAGCAGGGGGCCATCACCCAGAAGTGAAGGCGCTCCCCGGCCGCGCCTCCGCCGAGGCCACCGCCGCACACGCGGCGGCCCGGCCCGCCGCCCCCGGCCACTGGCGTGAGATCGGCGGCCTCACCCTCTCGTCGGTGGGCCTGGGCACCTACCTCGGAGGCGACGACGACGCCACCGACGCCGGCTACGCCGCCGCGATGACCCGGGCGCTGGAGCTCGGCTGCAACGTCGTCGACACCGCGGTGAACTACCGGTACCAGCGCAGCGAGCGGATCGTCGGCGCCACCCTCGCCGCCCTGGTCGAGGCCGGCCGGGTCGAGCGCGGCGCCGTGGTCGTGGCCAGCAAGGGCGGCTTCCTCAGCGGCGAGAGCGGCCACCCCGGGGGGATGCGGGGGTGGGTCGTCGAGGCGCTCCTCGATCCCGGGGTGATCGCCGCCGAGGACATCGTCGCCGGCTGCCACTGCATGACCCCGGCGTACCTCCGCCACCAGCTGGCCACCAGCCGGCGCAACCTCAACGTCGAGTGCGTCGACATCCACTACCTCCACAACCCCGAGACCCAGCTCGCCGAGGTGCCCCGTCCGGAGTTCCTCCGGCGCATCCGCGACGCCTTCGCCACCCTCGAGGCCGCGGTCGACGCCGGCGAGGTGGGCGTCTACGGGGTGGCCACCTGGGACGGCCTCCGCGCCGAGCCGGGCTCGCCCGGACATCTCTCCCTGGAGGAGCTGGTGGGCTGCGCCGTCGAGGTCGCCGGCGACGGCCACCACTTCCGCGCCCTCCAGCTGCCCCTGAACCTGGCCATGCCCGAGGCCGCGGCGAAGCCCACCCAGGCCACCGCCGCCGGCGCGGTCCCGCTGCTCGCCGCCGCCGCCGACCACCGCATGACCGTGATGGCGAGCGCGTCGCTGCTCCAGTCGCGGGTGATCGGCCGGCTCCCCGCGGCTCTCCGCGAGGTGCTCGGCGGCCCCACCGACGCCCAGAGCGCGATCCAGTTCACCCGTTCGGCGCCGGGGCTGACCACCGCGCTGGTGGGGATGAGCCGGGTCGAGCACGTCGAGGAGAACCTGGCGGTGGCGGCGCGGCCGCCGTTGAGCGCCGACGCCTTCGCCTCGATCCTCCGCTGAGCCGGCGCCGCCGGAGCGGCGCCCGGATCAGGTGAGCAGCCGCTGCGCCTGGATCGCGAACCAGAGGCGGTGGCGGACCCCGGGGTCGTCGAGGTCGACCGCGAGGCGGGTGGCGATCCGCTCCAGCCGGTAGACGACGGTGTGCCGGTGGATGCCGAGCTGCGCCGCGGCGTCGCCGAGGCTGCGCGACTCCAGCACCGCCTCGAGGGTGCGGAGCTGCTCGGTGCTGCGGGCGCTGCGGTCGACCATGCCGCCGAGGAGGCGCTCGACGTGGGCGCGCAGGGCGTCGTGGTCGGCGTCGAGGGCGGCGAAGACGCCGAGCTCGACGTCCTCGTGGAGAAGCTCGCCGGGCCGCAGCCGGCGGCCCACGTCGAGGGCGCGGTGGGCGCGGCGCGCCGCGGCGGCCACCTCCTCCAGGGTCGCCGCCACCGGCCCCACCCCGATCACCAGGGCGGCGCCGACGCCGGGCGACATCGCCCGCATCCCGTCGCGGAGGAGGCGGTCGACCCCGGCCCCGCCGTCCACCAGGGCGGTCCACACCCCGCGGTCGCCGACCACCAGCAGGCCCCGGGCGGAGCGCCAGGCGGCGCCGAGCAGCCGGTCGGCGTCGACGCCGGGGGCGACGGCGCAGGCGAGCAGCCGGTAGGGCGGCCGGAGCTCGAGGTCGCAGGCGGCCGCGAGCCGGCGCAGCTCGGGGGAGACGTCGCCGGCGAGGAGCCGGCCGAGGACCCGGTCGCGCTCCCGGTCGCGCTGGCGCACCAGCCGCTCGCGGGTCTCGAGGTAGGCGCTCCCGACCGCCCCACTGATCTCGTCCAGGTACTCCAGCACCTGCTCGCTGAGCGCCACCACCGTCTCCGGGGGCAGCCCGCCCATCCGGGTGGCGGCGTCGACGACCTCGCGCCACACCACCTTGGCGGCGAGCCGGTAGCCGCGCAGCAGCACCTCCAGGGGCACGCCGAGCTCGGCCTGCTGCGCGCCGGCCAGGCCCAGGGTGGCGAGCTCGTCGGGATGCGGCCGGCGGCCGTCGTGGAGCTGGCGGAGGAGGGCGTGGAGGCCGTCTCGGCAGGCGGCGACGATCGACCGGAGGTAGCGCATCCGGCTGAACTCGGGGGGCAGCTCCAGCTCCTCGCTGAGCCGGCGGGCGAGGCGGCGGGCGATCTCGTCGGACCCGGCGAGCAGGGTGGCGCTGACCTCGGCCGGCAGCCGGGGCGCCTCGGTGATCGTCATCCGGCAATCATATGGTCACGGTGGCCAAATTTCCGCCAGCGAGCGGTGGGGCCGGGCCGATGACTTGGCCGGGCTGTAGGAGCGAACATACTGACAATGCTGTATGGAGAACTCTTCGACCGCCTCGAGCGGGCCCGGTGGCAGCTGCGCACCGACATCCCGTTCCACGAGATCGATCGCTCCAAGGTGAGCGATCAGTGGATCCACGACCTGCGCCAGGTCTGCCTCACCGAGTTGAGCGCGCTGTACGCGACCGAGATGTTCCTCCGGGACTTCTACGCGGACATCGACTTCTGCAGCTTCGTCTCCATCTGGTTCTACGAGGAGATGAAGCACTACCTCACGCTGCGGCGCTACCTCGAGCACTTCGGCCAGGAGTTCGACGACGAGGTCGAGCTGCCCCGGCTGCGCCTGACCTTCGCCGAGGGGCCCGCGATCGAGACCCTCACCATGCACTTCTGCGGCGAGCAGCGCCTCGCCCACTGGTACACGGCGTTCAGCCGCGAGGCTCCCGAGCCGGTGCTGGGGCTGATCTTCAAGACCCTCGCCGCCGACGAGCTGCGCCATGCCGCCTGCTACGCCAGCTACCTGCGCAAGGCCGTCAAGAACCGCCCCGAGGTCCTGCCCGACATCCTCCGGATGACCCTCTGGATGCTGCGCAGCACCAACGACGCCCCCAAGCACCCCACCGCCATCACCGTGCCCTCGGTGGTCTCGAAGCTCGAGGACCCGGAGTACGTGCAGCGGATGCTCAACCTGTACCTGCCCGGCCGTGACCACGAGGCGCCGGTGCAGCGCCGGGTGCTGGCGGTGATGTCGGAGCTCGCCGGCGAGCGCATCGAGAAGGTCAAGGACCTGCTGCCGCTGATCCGCGGCGCCCAGGTCGCCTGAGCCTGAGCCGGGGCCCGCGAGGGCCTCGGCCGGTCGGGGCAGATCCGGGCCGCTCCTATAATCGGCCCATGACCGAGCCCCGCGTCCGCGTTCGCGCCCTGGTGCGCGGACGGGTCCAGGCGGTCGGCTTCCGCGCCTTCGTCCTCCACCACGCCCAGGCGCTGGGGCTCGGCGGCACCGTCGCCAACCGTCCCGACGGCACCGTCGAGTGCGTCGCCGAGGGCAGCCCGTCCGCGGTCGAGTCGCTGGTCGAGCGGCTCCGCCGGGGGCCGCTCGGCGCCCGGGTCGAGGCCCTCGAGGTGCGCCCCGAGGAGCCCCGGGGCGAGGGCGTGCCGATGCGGGTGACCGCGTGACCCTCAGATTCGCCGAGCGGATGTCGCGGCTGGGCACCGAGGGGGCCTTCGAGGTGCTCGCCCAGGCCCGGGTGCTCGAGGCCCAGGGCCGCGACGTCATCCACCTGGAGATCGGCGAGCCCGACTTCGAGACCCCGCCCAACATCGTCGACGC
Above is a window of Candidatus Dormiibacterota bacterium DNA encoding:
- a CDS encoding acylphosphatase; the protein is MTEPRVRVRALVRGRVQAVGFRAFVLHHAQALGLGGTVANRPDGTVECVAEGSPSAVESLVERLRRGPLGARVEALEVRPEEPRGEGVPMRVTA
- a CDS encoding ferritin-like domain-containing protein, translating into MLYGELFDRLERARWQLRTDIPFHEIDRSKVSDQWIHDLRQVCLTELSALYATEMFLRDFYADIDFCSFVSIWFYEEMKHYLTLRRYLEHFGQEFDDEVELPRLRLTFAEGPAIETLTMHFCGEQRLAHWYTAFSREAPEPVLGLIFKTLAADELRHAACYASYLRKAVKNRPEVLPDILRMTLWMLRSTNDAPKHPTAITVPSVVSKLEDPEYVQRMLNLYLPGRDHEAPVQRRVLAVMSELAGERIEKVKDLLPLIRGAQVA
- a CDS encoding aldo/keto reductase encodes the protein MKALPGRASAEATAAHAAARPAAPGHWREIGGLTLSSVGLGTYLGGDDDATDAGYAAAMTRALELGCNVVDTAVNYRYQRSERIVGATLAALVEAGRVERGAVVVASKGGFLSGESGHPGGMRGWVVEALLDPGVIAAEDIVAGCHCMTPAYLRHQLATSRRNLNVECVDIHYLHNPETQLAEVPRPEFLRRIRDAFATLEAAVDAGEVGVYGVATWDGLRAEPGSPGHLSLEELVGCAVEVAGDGHHFRALQLPLNLAMPEAAAKPTQATAAGAVPLLAAAADHRMTVMASASLLQSRVIGRLPAALREVLGGPTDAQSAIQFTRSAPGLTTALVGMSRVEHVEENLAVAARPPLSADAFASILR
- a CDS encoding serine protease — encoded protein: MPICLCGEPLLADHRFCAACGRAQPVERAAPELPGWPSVQQRAAWGLPPPALPRRRQRSLAATVGATALALVAILGVAFAVGYRSASLAPQAVARFIPGPFATPASSLVAQPLAVVADRALSRVVTVQVVTSTGEEFGTGWVFDARGDVVTNNHVIEGGSVIRLVDSTKHIHAGTVIGFDRAQDIAVIRSLDQAASPLPGEPLPLATDGDAPHPEQVVVLASTKATNHHPLTVETLALLHQSIPVQGDGQPGTPGAGGTTYEDMMVLHGEQIYRGNSGGPVLDAYGRVVGIITLASQSTPQAFAIPISRVAGQLHGYAARSTPAS
- a CDS encoding cob(I)yrinic acid a,c-diamide adenosyltransferase — protein: MSSIVTRGGDGGETSLLYGGRVPKDDLHTEAYGALDEAISALGLARATETDPARAGRLLALQRQLFTVGAELATGRGERHLLEKHFPTVDAAMVDELERETHALEERVPLPRAFVIPGGTAAAAAVDMARTLVRRAERRAVALHRAGELENAEVLRYLNRCSDLLFMLAREAEQGAITQK
- the trxB gene encoding thioredoxin-disulfide reductase, which produces MDDRTFDIAVIGAGPAGLAAALYAGRSLVRTVVIEGKAPGGQLLNTELIEDYPGFVSILGHELASQMIEQATRFGAEMVYSPVERIRVEDDGSKVVETHDGEYRAAAVIVTSGGNPRKLEVPGEEEYAGRGVSYCAVCDGAFFKGEHLAVIGGGDAAVEEAMFLTRYASRVTLIHRRDQLRASPILVNEAREDPKLELLLDTVVESIEGTPVHTADHSGKVTHLHIRDVNTGEKGTLDVGGVFIFVGFLPNTGLVDRHVAHDAGGYYLTDPYSMMTSVPGIFAAGDVRAQLTRQITTAVGDATTAALAATKWVEERAKGNPDPFGTFMSASREGGWVG
- a CDS encoding helix-turn-helix domain-containing protein encodes the protein MTITEAPRLPAEVSATLLAGSDEIARRLARRLSEELELPPEFSRMRYLRSIVAACRDGLHALLRQLHDGRRPHPDELATLGLAGAQQAELGVPLEVLLRGYRLAAKVVWREVVDAATRMGGLPPETVVALSEQVLEYLDEISGAVGSAYLETRERLVRQRDRERDRVLGRLLAGDVSPELRRLAAACDLELRPPYRLLACAVAPGVDADRLLGAAWRSARGLLVVGDRGVWTALVDGGAGVDRLLRDGMRAMSPGVGAALVIGVGPVAATLEEVAAAARRAHRALDVGRRLRPGELLHEDVELGVFAALDADHDALRAHVERLLGGMVDRSARSTEQLRTLEAVLESRSLGDAAAQLGIHRHTVVYRLERIATRLAVDLDDPGVRHRLWFAIQAQRLLT